In a single window of the Mauremys reevesii isolate NIE-2019 linkage group 3, ASM1616193v1, whole genome shotgun sequence genome:
- the ZNF292 gene encoding zinc finger protein 292 isoform X3, with protein sequence MCSVFISSATARRDVLCLIEAAGLATCIELCVKALRLESSENTDVKISICKTISCLLPDDLEVKRACQLSEFLLEPTVDAYYAVEMLYNQPDQKYDEENLPIPNSLRCELLLVLKTQWPFDPEFWDWKTLKRQCLALMGEEASIVSSIDELNDSEVYEKVEDCQEENKETSLNGLAGNFDEATSLLKGIRDEKQKKREIKKLRERGFISARFRNWQAYMQYCVLCDKEFLGHRIVRHAQKHYKDGIYSCPICAHNFNSKETFVPHVTLHVKKSSKERLAAMKPLRRLGRPPKIATTSENQKADAISKQEQRPIKKNSLYSADFIVFNDNDGSDDENDDKDKPYVPEIIPVQKPLPVNEFTCPVTFCKKGFKYFKNLIAHAKGHKDNEEAKRFLEMQSKKVICQYCRRHFVSVTHLNDHLQMHCGSKPYICIQMKCKAGFNSYAELLTHRKEHQVFRAKCMFPKCGRVFSEAYLLYDHEAQHYNTYTCKFTGCGKVYRSQNELEKHGEDHNKQPEKVLEIEGQTNQTDLIQSSKANENPEGVTVKKELISPLDNNTSNFTEAGSNVWDQIKVESIGIERANKSASALRQADSLSVDGLEHSVTGLVKKEATIRISNIRMPILSQKVRDNFVRRGKLASAGSKIDTSKSVVRQLCSAAEDSCSDSCLPVFQERKEEDCFSQSQNIQNISVNSDTPKPEALASKSLERQVSNMMPFSMQNQTGFRNNLPISKLQDSIKSATNPFNLPLKTLESIIFLPSQSSLSSSLVPAVPPVAPVQKFNCQVEGCTRTYNSSQSIGKHMKAAHPDQYAAFKMQRKNKKTRKPSNLQNMPSDGKIVYFLPSQVDNPNNAAFTSQNKTSVNSACASQLQHVSNTLFPTHLETLSNPMIPTVESVINPVCIKSEPESVLCSQMENLSSTTLPSQLEDLAKTVMPLNIDSGSDPFLPLPAESNSISLFPSPADHVPNSVFSQLENNTNHFSSQLEGNTSSVFPKEESVDEPIFSSRANSENNFNETTSQVPASEKVKKDRGRGPNGKERKPKHNKRAKWPAIIRDGKFICSRCFRVFTNPRSLGGHLSKRSVCKPIEGSEISPEALQTNGQSSLLASMILSSNVGNLQQPQESTFNPEACFKDPSFLQLLTAENRSAAFLQTMFPRASVANFNPSGNEEGNEIIKQALETAGIPSTFDNTEMLPHIVTTSCVTGTTQMNAAVLSNPTVSPLLQTVCNPSTLLTNQNRALNNKIPSSDDCNNLPVFATDDLMLKTIEDGLCSGSFSNSVAAAQNFASNSSRVSVINSPKNSGSNTLNKKGSSASKRKKKAATPLLAPNSSQKLVVNDLTAMGLLAKSIEGSVQVPTDNFQSNLLANCESQVLVENLTQKLNNIDNQLFVPSVKENFKTNLESHAALAPLTIKTENGDSQMMTLNACAQGNSDLQISEDNVIQNFEKTLEIIKTAMNSQMLEVKNEIQDAVIGSTKNTQVNTTELPPANCSQNIKLPNHTQFAVCTRDVITAKSNSSQPETSQKDDVQVLEILEGLQKLRLENDTSSQVSDSVSQCPPTDTLAPLTAVAVVSTENTSVAQPSSETSNIQFSDKVHKPFVCQDQGCDYSAMTKDALFKHYGKVHQYTAEMILEIKKHQLKYAPFKCVVTTCPKTFTRNSNLRAHCQLVHHFTTEEMVKLKIKRPYGRRSHNEAINITQRPVEIKNLQTLIMKSKNEPRLVKGLEVKKEAVIQPVKIPEKLIPEKKNPEKLEKPPQVLTVPPEQHNAASFSNIQIQPKVRKIRRHRKEKEERKRRKPVTKSLEFPTRYSPYRPYRCVHQGCFAAFTIQQNLILHYQAVHKSDLPAFSVEVEEESEPSKEECDEIETKQTVKEFRCEVSDCSRIFQEVTSLIQHYMKLHEMTPEEIGSMKSALDVGRFPCDQPQCKSSFTAYFNYILHLETDHGIKIRPNKVEEDGIYKCDCEGCDRMYATRSNLLRHIFNKHNDRHKDHLIRPRRLTPGQENISSKANQEKPIKSKHRGLKHNRSGKEGNRLSIKTKRKKNVNLESKNTKGGQIQENKAYSLKRGKHVYSIKAINDALSECTSRFVTQYPCMIKGCSSVVTSESNIIRHYKCHKLSKAFTSQHRNLLIVSKKHSVSQVKEASSEQEEANKKSDVKESDPCLPESNDDLSTSALPQSEIEKGEKDEVDELTELFITKLINEDCTCAENPAKTSSSVNSNFQETVSCHSEKQKSNNLKRANKEKNLSQNKKRRLEKPEEVLAVELSSMRREEETAVAIQTAEEQPTTFDWSSFKPMGFEVSFLKFLEESAVKQKKNAERDYHSSGTKKGSHSNAKKSNEKTSLASSNITWSCSESETLVQFANPSQLQCSDKVKIVLDKTLKDCTELVLKQLQEMKPTVSLKKLEGHWEDDPAATVAKEILVGNEEGESHY encoded by the exons ATGTGCAGCGTTTTTATCTCGTCAGCTACAGCAAGGAGAGATGTACTGTGCCTG ATTGAAGCTGCTGGACTTGCAACCTGTATTGAACTGTGTGTGAAAGCACTGCGCTTGGAATCCAGTGAAAACACAGATGTCAAGATATCCATTTGCAAGACTATCTCCTGTTTGTTGCCCGATGATTTGGAGGTTAAACGTGCTTGTCAATTAAGTGAATTTCTTCTTGAGCCCACTGTGGATGCATACTATGCTGTTGAAATGCTGTATAATCAGCCTGACCAGAAATATGATGAAGAGAATCTTCCAATACCAAATTCATTACGCTGCGAGCTCTTGCTTGTATTGAAAACTCAGTGGCCTTTTGATCCAGAATTCTGGGACTGGAAAACGCTAAAACGTCAATGTCTTGCATTGATGGGAGAGGAGGCATCCATTGTATCTTCAATAGATGAGTTGAATGACAGTGAAGTATATGAGAAGGTCGAAGACTGCCAAGAGGAGAATAAAGAAACTTCTCTGAACGGTCTTGCTGGCAATTTTGATGAAGCTACAAGCCTGCTTAAAGGCATAAGAGATGAAaagcagaaaaagagagaaattaaaaaacTGAGAGAGAGGGGATTCATATCAGCTAGGTTTAGGAACTGGCAAGCCTACATGCAGTATTGTGTGTTATGTGACAAAGAATTCCTTGGTCATAGAATAGTTAGGCATGCACAGAAACACTATAAAGATGGAATTTACAGTTGCCCTATATGTGCACACAATTTTAATTCTAAAGAAACCTTTGTTCCTCATGTAACTCTACATGTTAAAAAGTCCAGCAAAGAGAGACTGGCTGCTATGAAACCACTGAGAAGATTGGGAAGACCTCCTAAAATAGCAACCACCAGTGAGAATCAGAAGGCTGATGCCATATCCAAGCAGGAACAACGACCCATTAAAAAGAATAGTCTTTATTCAGCAGACTTCATAGTGTTCAACGATAACGATggttcagatgatgaaaatgatgaCAAAGATAAACCTTATGTACCAGAGATAATACCAGTTCAAAAACCATTGCCTGTTAATGAATTCACTTGTCCAGTAACATTTTGTAAAAAAGgttttaaatactttaaaaatttgATTGCACATGCAAAAGGGCATAAAGATAATGAAGAAGCAAAACGTTTTCTTGAAATGCAAAGCAAAAAAGTGATTTGTCAGTACTGTAGACGACATTTTGTAAGTGTTACTCACCTCAACGATCACTTACAAATGCACTGTGGCAGCAAGCCCTACATCTGCATACAGATGAAATGTAAGGCAGGTTTTAACAGTTACGCTGAGCTGTTAACTCATAGAAAAGAACATCAAGTCTTTAGAGCAAAGTGTATGTTTCCTAAATGTGGCAGAGTGTTTTCAGAAGCATATTTGCTCTATGATCATGAAGCACAACACTATAATACCTATACCTGCAAATTCACAGGCTGTGGAAAAGTTTACCGTTCTCAGAATGAACTAGAAAAACATGGTGAAGATCATAATAAGCAGCCTGAAAAAGTGTTAGAGATTGAAGGCCAGACTAATCAAACTGATCTCATTCAATCTTCAAAAGCTAATGAAAACCCTGAAGGGGTCACTGTAAAAAAGGAATTGATCTCTCCTCTAGACAATAACACAAGTAACTTTACTGAAGCAGGAAGTAATGTGTGGGATCAAATCAAAGTAGAATCAATTGGGATAGAGAGAGCAAATAAATCAGCCAGCGCACTGAGGCAAGCTGATTCCCTGTCTGTTGATGGTTTGGAGCACTCTGTCACTGGTCTGGTAAAGAAAGAAGCAACAATTAGAATCAGCAATATCAGGATGCCTATTCTTAGCCAGAAGGTCCGGGATAACTTTGTAAGAAGAGGAAAGTTAGCTTCTGCAGGCAGTAAAATAGATACCAGTAAATCTGTAGTCCGGCAGTTGTGTTCAGCAGCAGAAGATTCTTGCAGTGATTCTTGTCTTCCAGTTTtccaggaaagaaaggaagaggatTGTTTCAGTCAATCCCAGAATATTCAAAACATTTCTGTAAATTCAGACACACCAAAACCAGAAGCTCTTGCATCAAAAAGTCTAGAAAGACAAGTAAGTAATATGATGCCCTTCAGCATGCAGAATCAGACAGGATTTCGGAACAACTTACCCATTTCCAAACTTCAAGACAGTATTAAGAGTGCAACTAATCCATTTAATTTGCCCCTGAAGACATTAGAGAGTATTATATTTCTTCCATCACAGTCCAGCCTAAGCAGTTCTTTAGTTCCAGCTGTACCACCGGTAGCACCAGTTCAAAAATTTAACTGTCAAGTTGAGGGGTGTACTCGAACCTACAACTCCTCACAAAGTATTGGCAAACATATGAAGGCAGCACACCCTGATCAATATGCTGCTTTTAAAATGCAACGTAAGAATAAGAAAACCAGAAAACCTAGCAATTTGCAAAATATGCCTAGTGATGGAAAGATTGTGTATTTTTTGCCATCGCAAGTAGACAACCCCAATAATGCTGCTTTTACATCACAAAACAAAACCAGTGTAAATTCTGCTTGTGCGAGTCAGTTGCAACATGTCTCAAATACACTTTTCCCAACCCACTTAGAAACTTTATCTAATCCAATGATACCAACAGTGGAAAGTGTCATAAATCCAGTCTGTATTAAAAGTGAACCTGAGAGTGTTTTATGTTCCCAAATGGAAAATCTATCTAGTACGACTTTACCTTCACAATTAGAAGATCTGGCAAAAACAGTTATGCCTTTGAATATTGACAGTGGTTCAGATCCCTTTCTTCCTTTACCTGCCGAAAGCAATTccatttctctctttccttcacCAGCAGACCATGTCCCAAATTCAGTCTTCTCACAGCTGGAAAACAATACAAATCATTTTTCATCACAGCTAGAAGGAAACACTAGTTCTGTATTTCCAAAGGAGGAAAGTGTTGATGAACCAATCTTTTCTTCTCGAGCAAATAGCGAAAATAACTTCAATGAAACCACCTCCCAAGTTCCAGCTTCAGAAAAAGTGAAAAAGGATCGTGGACGGGGTCCAAATGGAAAAGAAAGGAAGCCAAAACATAACAAGCGAGCAAAATGGCCAGCAATAATTAGAGATGGCAAATTTATCTGTAGTAGGTGTTTCAGAGTTTTTACTAATCCCAGATCACTTGGTGGTCACTTGTCTAAACGGTCTGTTTGTAAACCCATTGAGGGATCAGAAATTTCTCCAGAAGCCCTGCAGACTAATGGACAATCATCTCTACTTGCCAGTATGATTCTTTCCTCAAATGTAGGAAACTTGCAGCAACCCCAGGAGTCTACATTCAATCCAGAAGCATGTTTTAAAGATCCATCATTCCTACAGTTGCTTACAGCTGAAAATCGTTCAGCTGCTTTTTTGCAGACCATGTTTCCACGGGCTAGTGTGGCTAACTTTAATCCGAGTGGGAATGAGGAAGGAAATGAAATTATTAAACAAGCCTTGGAAACTGCAGGCATTCCAAGTACATTTGATAACACTGAAATGCTTCCACATATAGTTACAACTAGCTGTGTCACTGGTACAACTCAAATGAATGCAGCGGTTCTCTCCAATCCAACTGTATCCCCTCTCTTGCAGACAGTCTGCAACCCAAGTACCCTACTAACAAACCAAAACCGCGCCCTAAACAACAAAATTCCTTCATCGGATGACTGCAACAATTTGCCTGTTTTTGCAACAGATGATTTAATGCTAAAGACTATTGAAGATGGCTTGTGCTCTGGCTCATTTTCTAATTCTgttgcagcagcacagaattttGCAAGTAATAGTTCACGAGTTTCTGTTATAAATAGTCCCAAGAATTCAGGATCAAATACCTTGAATAAGAAGGGGAGCAGTGCttcaaagagaaagaaaaaagcagCTACTCCATTGCTTGCACCTAACTCTTCACAAAAATTAGTAGTAAATGATTTAACAGCAATGGGACTTCTAGCCAAAAGCATTGAAGGGAGTGTGCAAGTACCAACAGATAATTTTCAGTCAAACTTACTGGCAAACTGTGAGTCTCAGGTGTTGGTGGAAAATCTTACACAAAAACTAAATAATATTGACAATCAGTTATTCGTGCCTAGTGTCAAAGAAAACTTCAAAACTAATCTTGAGTCTCATGCAGCATTAGCTCCTTTaacaataaaaactgaaaatggtGACTCCCAAATGATGACTCTGAATGCCTGTGCTCAAGGAAATTCTGATTTACAGATTTCAGAGGACAATGTTATTCAAAACTTTGAGAAAACCCTTGAAATAATTAAGACTGCTATGAATTCCCAAATGCTTGAGGTAAAAAATGAAATCCAGGATGCTGTCATTGGGTCAACCAAGAATACACAAGTAAATACTACAGAACTCCCTCCAGCAAACTGTTCACAGAATATTAAGTTACCCAACCATACCCAATTTGCAGTATGCACTAGGGATGTCATCACTGCAAAGAGTAACTCTTCTCAACCTGAAACTTCTCAAAAGGATGATGTTCAAGTGTTGGAGATTTTAGAGGGTTTGCAGAAACTGAGATTAGAAAATGACACGTCCAGTCAGGTGTCTGATAGTGTGTCTCAGTGTCCTCCAACGGATACTCTAGCACCGCTTACTGCTGTTGCTGTTGTATCAACTGAGAATACATCCGTGGCCCAGCCATCTTCAGAGACCAGTAATATTCAATTTAGTGACAAAGTCCACAAGCCTTTCGTCTGCCAGGACCAAGGCTGTGATTATAGTGCTATGACAAAGGATGCATTATTTAAACACTATGGCAAGGTACATCAATACACTGCAGAAATGATACTGGAAATCAAGAAGCATCAATTGAAGTATGCCCCATTTAAATGTGTTGTAACTACCTGTCCAAAAACATTCACAAGAAATTCAAATCTCCGAGCACACTGTCAGCTGGTGCATCACTTCACAACGGAGGAAAtggtaaaattaaaaataaaaagacctTATGGAAGACGATCTCATAATGAAGCTATAAACATAACCCAACGGCCTGTTGAAATAAAAAATCTGCAGACTCTAATAATGAAAAGTAAAAACGAACCTCGGTTGGTTAAAGGACTTGAAGTAAAGAAGGAGGCTGTCATACAACCTGTGAAAATCCCAGAAAAGCTaatcccagaaaaaaaaaatcctgaaaaactGGAAAAACCTCCACAAGTGCTTACTGTTCCTCCAGAGCAACATAATGCAGCGTCTTTCAGTAATATACAGATACAACCAAAAGTACGCAAAATTAGGAGGCATCggaaggagaaagaagaaagaaaacgCAGGAAACCAGTAACCAAATCTCTTGAGTTTCCTACTAGATATAGTCCTTACAGACCATACCGATGTGTCCATCAAGGCTGTTTTGCAGCTTTTACAATACAGCAAAACCTGATTCTTCATTACCAGGCTGTTCACAAATCAGATTTGCCTGCCTTCTCTGTGGAGGTTGAAGAAGAAAGTGAGCCAAGTAAAGAAGAATGTGATGAAATTGAAACCAAACAGACTGTGAAAGAATTCAGGTGCGAAGTGAGTGACTGCTCGAGAATATTTCAGGAGGTTACTAGTCTGATACAGCATTATATGAAGCTTCATGAGATGACTCCTGAGGAAATCGGAAGCATGAAATCAGCCCTGGATGTTGGAAGATTTCCATGTGATCAGCCTCAGTGTAAATCTTCATTTACAGCCTATTTTAACTATATTCTACATCTTGAAACAGATCATGGAATTAAGATAAGGCCAAACAAAGTAGAAGAAGATGGCATATACAAGTGTGATTGTGAGGGCTGTGATCGTATGTACGCAACTAGATCAAACCTTCTAAGACACATTTTTAATAAACATAATGATAGGCATAAAGATCACTTAATAAGGCCCCGGCGATTAACACCAGGTCAGGAAAATATTTCCAGCAAGGCAAACCAAGAGAAgccaataaagtctaaacatagAGGACTGAAACACAATAGGTCAGGAAAGGAAGGAAACAGATTGTCAATAAAGACCAAACGAAAGAAAAATGTTAATTTGGAAAGCAAGAATACAAAAGGTGGGCAGATTCAAGAAAACAAGGCTTATTCCCTGAAACGTGGAAAACATGTGTATTCAATAAAGGCTATAAATGATGCCTTATCTGAATGTACAAGCAGGTTTGTAACACAGTATCCTTGTATGATAAAAGGATGTTCCTCAGTTGTTACAAGTGAGAGTAATATAATTAGACATTATAAATGTCATAAGTTGTCTAAGGCATTTACTTCACAACACAGAAATCTTCTTATTGTCTCAAAAAAACACTCTGTCTCACAAGTAAAGGAAGCATCCTCTGAACAAGAGGAAGCTAATAAAAAAAGTGATGTGAAAGAGTCTGATCCATGTTTGCCAGAGAGCAATGATGACTTGAGTACCTCTGCATTACCACAGAGTGAAATTGAAAAAGGTGAGAAAGATGAAGTGGATGAACTGACAGAACTCTTCATTACTAAACTGATTAATGAGGATTGCACATGTGCTGAAAATCCAGCTAAGACCTCTTCCAGTGTAAATAGTAACTTTCAGGAAACTGTCTCCTGCCACTCAGAAAAGCaaaaatcaaataatttaaagagagcaaataaagaaaaaaacctctctcaAAATAAAAAGAGAAGACTTGAGAAACCTGAAGAAGTACTGGCAGTTGAATTAAGTAGCATGCGTAGGGAGGAAGAGACTGCTGTTGCTATTCAGACCGCTGAAGAGCAACCCACAACTTTCGATTGGAGTTCATTTAAGCCTATGGGATTTGAAGTATCATTCCTCAAGTTCCTTGAAGAGTCTGCTGTGAAGCAAAAGAAAAATGCGGAGAGAGACTACCATAGCAGTGGAACCAAAAAAGGGTCTCATTCAAATGCAAAAAAATCCAATGAAAAGACCTCCTTGGCAAGTAGTAACATTACATGGTCCTGTAGTGAAAGCGAAACCCTTGTACAGTTTGCCAACCCATCACAACTTCAGTGTAGTGATAAAGTAAAAATAGTTTTAGACAAGACTCTTAAAGACTGCACTGAGCTTGTGTTGAAGCAACTTCAGGAAATGAAACCTACTGTCAGTCTGAAAAAACTTGAAGGACATTGGGAGGATGATCCAGCGGCTACAGTTGCAAAAGAAATTCTTGTGGGTAATGAGGAAGGGGAATCACATTACTGA